From one Dryobates pubescens isolate bDryPub1 chromosome 2, bDryPub1.pri, whole genome shotgun sequence genomic stretch:
- the FTCD gene encoding formimidoyltransferase-cyclodeaminase, with amino-acid sequence MAKLVECVPNFSEGNNKEVIDAVGQAISRTPGCVLLDVDAGASTNRTVYTFVGSPEAVIEGALSAARVAGQLIDMSRHTGEHPRMGALDVCPFVPVRNVSMEECVTCANVFGQRLAAELGVPVYLYGEAARKESRKALPAIRTGEYEALPEKLAKPEWAPDFGPPTFVPRWGATVTGARTFLIAYNINLLCTKELAHRIALNLREQGRGADQPGRLKKVQGIGWYLEEENIAQVSTNLLDFETTPLHAVYEEVCRDAEALNLPVVGSQLVGLVPKKAILDAAEFYIKKEKLFILEEEQKIRLVVSRLGLDSLSPFHPQERIIEYLVQAGEVDEGLVSKPLGAFVRAVGGRSAAPGGGSVSAAAAALGAALGSMVGLMSYGKRQFEELDPIMRKLIPPFHQAMDELVAMVDADSRAFSSYMEAMKLPKGTPEERERRTVAMQQGLKTAVKVPCALAEKVSGLWPALKDLARHCNLACKSDIQVGAKMLETAVFGAYFNVMINLKDITDEKFKLAMSQKISGLLEEAKQGSTLVLALLDKRLA; translated from the exons ATGGCCAAGCTGGTGGAGTGCGTACCCAACTTCTCAGAGGGAAATAACAAGGAG GTGATTGATGCGGTAGGGCAGGCCATCTCTCGGACACCAGGCTGTGTGTTGCTGGATGTGGATGCTGGTGCCTCCACCAACCGCACTGTGTACACCTTTGTGGGGTCCCCTGAAGCTGTCATTGAAGGGGCACTGAGTGCGGCACGAGTGGCTGGACAGCTGATTGACATGAGCCGGCACACGG GTGAACACCCTCGCATGGGGGCTCTGGATGTCTGCCCCTTTGTGCCAGTGAGGAATGTCAGCATGGAGGAGTGTGTCACCTGTGCCAACGTCTTCGGACAGCGCTTGGCAGCAGAGCTAGGGGTGCCTG TTTACCTGTATGGAGAGGCAGCACggaaggaaagcaggaaagctcTGCCTGCCATCCGCACTGGGGAGTATGAGGCACTTCCTGAGAAG CTTGCAAAACCAGAGTGGGCTCCTGATTTTGGGCCTCCAACATTTGTCCCCCGGTGGGGGGCCACAGTGACAGGTGCCCGGACCTTCCTTATTGCGTACAACATCAACCTGCTGTGTACCAAGGAGCTGGCTCATCGCATCGCCCTCAACCTCCGTGAACAGGGTCGTGGTGCTGACCAG CCTGGGCGCTTGAAGAAGGTGCAGGGCATTGGCTGGTATTTGGAGGAAGAGAATATAGCCCAAGTTTCAACAAACCTGCTGGACTTTGAGACCACTCCGCTTCACGCCGTCTATGAGGAAGTTTGCCGAGACGCAGAG GCACTGAACCTCCCTGTGGTGGGATCCCAGCTGGTGGGGCTTGTCCCCAAGAAGGCCATACTGGATGCGGCTGAATTTTacataaagaaggaaaaacttttcaTTCTGGAGGAGGAACAGAAGATTAGGCTG GTGGTCAGCCGGCTGGGCCTGGATTCCTTGTCTCCATTTCACCCCCAGGAGCGCATCATCGA GTACCtggtgcaggcaggagaggtggaTGAGGGGCTGGTGTCCAAGCCATTGGGTGCCTTTGTGCGAGCAGTTGGTGGCAGATCTGCAGCACCGGGAGGAGGCTCtgtgtctgcagctgcagctgccctg ggagcagcactgggcagcatGGTGGGACTGATGAGCTATGGGAAGCGGCAGTTTGAGGAGCTGGACCCCATCATGAGGAAGCTGATCCCTCCGTTCCACCAGGCTATGGATGAGCTGGTGGCAATGGTGGATGCTGACTCCCGTGCCTTCAGCAGTTACATG GAAGCTATGAAGTTGCCAAAAGGCACCCCTGAAGAGCGGGAGAG acGCACAGTTGCCATGCAACAGGGGCTGAAGACAGCAGTGAAGGTTCCCTGTGCCCTGGCAGAGAAGGTGAGTGGGCTCTGGCCTGCTCTGAAGGACCTGGCACGTCACTGCAACCTGGCCTGCAAATCTGACATCCAG GTGGGAGCCAAAATGCTGGAAACAGCTGTGTTTGGAGCTTATTTCAATGTCATGATCAACCTCAAAGACATAACAGATGAGAAGTTCAAGCTTGCG ATGTCACAGAAGatctctgggctgctggaggaggcgaAGCAAGGCTCGACACTTGTGTTGGCACTGCTGGATAAGCGGCTGGCCTGA